A single Verrucomicrobiia bacterium DNA region contains:
- a CDS encoding AAA family ATPase, whose protein sequence is MPSNRDTPRVFVAATRMNDGKTTTSLGLLSALQQHHPRIGYIKPVGQRFVAVEEQKIDEDSVLMQQVYQIRAPLVDMSPIAVEPDFTRRYLECANSDALVRRIEKAFDRVAWEKDFVLCEGTGHAGVGSVFDLSNATVARILGAKVVVVTQGGIGRPIDELALNQALFEREGVQIIGVILNKVLPQKIEQITDFVRRGLKRRGLRLLGVIPHLPLLSSPTLAAIREDLDADVLNSHAHIDNIVERVVVGAMSVHHAMHHLTPGALVITPGDREDILLAAGASLNRSNGAGNLSGIILTDNIRPSAAVTRIVREMPFPVLLAEGDSYQVASRVHDLTVKTRPADTRKIQMIRDLVCQHVEVAAILDSL, encoded by the coding sequence ATGCCCAGTAACCGCGATACGCCGCGGGTGTTCGTCGCCGCCACCCGCATGAACGACGGCAAGACCACCACCTCCCTCGGACTCCTCTCCGCCCTCCAGCAGCACCACCCCCGCATCGGTTACATCAAACCCGTCGGACAACGCTTCGTCGCCGTCGAGGAACAGAAGATCGACGAGGACTCCGTCCTCATGCAGCAGGTCTATCAGATCCGGGCTCCCCTGGTGGACATGAGCCCCATCGCGGTCGAACCCGACTTCACCCGCCGTTACCTCGAATGCGCCAACAGCGATGCCCTCGTCCGTCGCATCGAAAAGGCCTTCGACCGCGTCGCCTGGGAAAAGGACTTCGTCCTCTGTGAAGGCACCGGTCACGCCGGCGTCGGGTCCGTCTTCGACCTCTCCAATGCCACGGTCGCCCGCATCCTCGGCGCCAAGGTCGTCGTCGTCACCCAGGGCGGCATCGGCCGGCCCATCGACGAACTGGCCCTCAACCAGGCCCTCTTCGAACGGGAGGGCGTCCAGATCATCGGCGTCATCCTCAACAAGGTTCTCCCCCAGAAAATCGAGCAGATCACCGACTTCGTACGCCGCGGCCTCAAACGCCGTGGCCTCCGCCTCCTCGGCGTCATCCCCCACCTTCCCCTCCTCTCCAGCCCGACCCTCGCCGCCATCCGCGAAGATCTCGACGCCGATGTCCTCAATTCCCACGCCCATATCGACAACATCGTCGAACGGGTCGTGGTCGGCGCCATGAGCGTTCACCACGCCATGCACCACCTCACCCCAGGCGCCCTCGTCATCACCCCAGGCGACCGCGAAGACATCCTCCTTGCCGCAGGGGCCTCCCTCAATCGCTCCAACGGCGCCGGCAACCTCTCCGGAATCATCCTCACCGACAACATCCGCCCCTCCGCCGCCGTCACTCGCATCGTCCGCGAAATGCCCTTCCCAGTCCTCCTCGCCGAGGGCGACAGCTACCAGGTCGCCTCCCGCGTCCACGACCTCACCGTCAAGACACGTCCCGCGGACACCCGGAAAATCCAGATGATCCGCGACCTCGTCTGCCAGCACGTCGAAGTCGCCGCCATCCTCGACAGTCTCTGA
- a CDS encoding DUF455 family protein produces MELREFAERVLFATSLEEKLATPGHLTDANPGPALVTPETPGRPPHLRFKAARSGSTEFPTLRGLDQERERGRLLHFFANHELLATELMALVLLKFPNAPTDFRRGVLRTLRDEQAHTRLYLERMQSCGIAFGELPVSGQFWRAVAPMETPMDYVAGLSLTFEQANLDYCRHFAAGFATIGDAVTARLLDGIYRDEIGHVAYGLKWFRRWKDARLSDWEAFCRQLRFPLSPQRAKGIAFNPEGRRAAGLDDAFVAELRVFAQSKGRTPTVFVFHPFAEARIARGLAYTPPRHQRLLAQDLAPLPMFLAQRDDVVLVPQRPATPFLAGLQDAGFALPEFVEIGPEGIPPHSPLATRKLGRLRPWAWSPESLDLLAPLLPRLTVEPRTAAQCFPDGLARLYGKTWSCRFLHSLLPRWPGTPWLCPESDIGTPVATLDQALAAIHSIRARGHHPVLVKEDLGTAGGNALRLFEPALLPAHRRWMERTLEDGRTLVVEPWLDRLADFSIQLEMGPRELRLIGYTALLNDPRGQFVANQACPGWHRRPPASATAWLRDPIDLVTRLPDWYREVFSALEPELRALQYLGPIGIDAFVYRHPDGRPRLKPIVEINPRFTMGRLTLALMDHVHPGRRALFKLVRRTAPRRPDPVSSTHPSDPLPDLGPDEDWPSYARALRERFPLHLEPHPTARIREGVLFLTDPARAQVCLAALHIAP; encoded by the coding sequence ATGGAACTCCGTGAGTTCGCCGAGCGGGTCCTCTTCGCCACCTCGCTCGAGGAAAAACTCGCCACTCCGGGCCATCTGACCGACGCCAACCCCGGCCCTGCCCTCGTCACCCCCGAAACCCCAGGACGCCCGCCACACCTCCGGTTCAAGGCCGCCCGCTCCGGTTCAACGGAATTCCCAACCCTCCGCGGCCTCGATCAGGAACGCGAACGCGGCCGGCTCCTCCACTTCTTCGCCAACCATGAGCTCCTCGCGACCGAACTCATGGCCCTGGTCCTCCTCAAGTTCCCCAATGCCCCCACGGACTTCCGCCGCGGCGTCCTCCGCACCCTCCGCGACGAACAGGCCCACACCCGCCTGTACCTCGAACGGATGCAGTCCTGCGGCATCGCCTTCGGCGAACTCCCCGTCAGCGGCCAGTTCTGGCGCGCCGTCGCCCCCATGGAAACCCCCATGGACTACGTCGCCGGTCTCAGCCTCACCTTCGAGCAGGCCAACCTCGACTACTGCCGACACTTCGCCGCCGGCTTCGCCACCATCGGCGATGCCGTCACCGCCCGCCTCCTCGACGGCATATATCGCGACGAAATCGGCCACGTCGCCTACGGCCTGAAATGGTTCCGCCGCTGGAAGGACGCCCGCCTCTCCGATTGGGAAGCCTTCTGCCGTCAGCTCCGATTCCCCCTCTCCCCCCAGCGCGCCAAAGGCATCGCCTTCAACCCCGAAGGCCGACGCGCCGCCGGCCTCGACGACGCCTTCGTCGCCGAACTCCGCGTCTTCGCCCAATCCAAGGGCCGCACCCCAACCGTCTTCGTCTTCCATCCCTTCGCCGAAGCCCGCATCGCCCGCGGCCTCGCCTATACCCCGCCGCGCCACCAGCGCCTGCTCGCCCAGGACCTCGCCCCCCTGCCGATGTTCCTCGCCCAACGCGATGACGTCGTCCTCGTCCCCCAACGACCCGCCACCCCGTTCCTCGCCGGACTTCAGGACGCCGGATTCGCCCTGCCCGAATTCGTCGAAATCGGCCCCGAAGGCATCCCCCCCCACAGCCCCCTCGCCACCCGCAAGCTCGGCCGGCTCCGGCCCTGGGCCTGGAGCCCGGAATCCCTCGACCTCCTCGCCCCTCTCCTCCCCCGCCTAACCGTCGAACCCCGCACCGCCGCACAGTGCTTCCCCGACGGCCTCGCCCGTCTCTACGGCAAGACGTGGAGTTGCCGGTTCCTCCACTCGCTCCTCCCGCGCTGGCCCGGCACCCCCTGGCTCTGCCCGGAATCCGACATCGGCACCCCCGTCGCCACCCTCGACCAGGCCCTCGCCGCCATCCACTCCATCCGCGCCCGCGGCCACCACCCGGTCCTCGTGAAGGAAGACCTCGGCACCGCCGGCGGCAACGCCCTGCGCCTCTTCGAGCCCGCCCTTCTCCCCGCCCATCGACGCTGGATGGAACGTACCCTCGAAGACGGTCGCACATTGGTCGTGGAACCCTGGCTCGACCGCCTTGCCGACTTCTCGATCCAGCTCGAAATGGGCCCCCGGGAACTCCGCCTCATCGGCTACACCGCCCTCCTCAACGATCCCCGGGGCCAGTTCGTCGCCAATCAGGCCTGCCCCGGCTGGCACCGCCGCCCCCCGGCCTCCGCCACCGCCTGGCTGCGGGATCCCATCGACCTCGTCACCCGGCTCCCCGACTGGTACCGCGAAGTCTTCTCCGCCCTCGAACCCGAACTCCGCGCCCTCCAGTACCTCGGCCCCATCGGCATCGACGCCTTCGTCTATCGCCACCCCGACGGCCGGCCCCGCCTCAAACCCATCGTCGAGATCAACCCCAGGTTCACCATGGGCCGCCTCACCCTAGCCCTCATGGACCATGTCCACCCCGGCCGACGCGCCCTGTTCAAGCTGGTCCGCCGAACCGCCCCGCGCCGCCCCGACCCCGTCTCCTCCACCCATCCCTCCGATCCCCTCCCCGACCTTGGCCCCGACGAAGACTGGCCCTCCTACGCACGCGCCCTGCGGGAACGCTTTCCCCTGCACCTTGAACCGCACCCCACTGCCCGCATTCGGGAAGGCGTCCTCTTCCTCACCGACCCCGCCCGGGCCCAGGTCTGCCTCGCCGCCCTCCACATCGCCCCCTAG
- a CDS encoding Gfo/Idh/MocA family oxidoreductase has protein sequence MSRRGFARTTLLAGAALSAGMGPGLGADAVPRRIRTGIIGCGSVSHSYLPTLTRSPLVEVVSLCDIRVERAREQAARHGVRQVHGNIEAMLAGESFELLVNLTDMQEHERLNRQALEAGRHVWSEKPIANSLATGRELLREATSRGLRLWGAPITVESPQFAFMARQLAAGALGRVAAAHAHYGHEGPNWSPFFYEVGGGSLPDLAVYNLTSITGLLGPARSVSAMVSVVTPEREISGRGRIRVTEEDNAMVLMDHGSGVISHVQSGFNYFNPHGHDGAGEQRHTITLVGSEGFMGMVGYDWAPLGVDLATHASPRIERHVTDAGRYVWQLGAVLAAECLATGRELLTTPEHALHVLEIITATRESQATGRRVPLTSTFRWPVPVAG, from the coding sequence GTGTCGCGGCGTGGATTTGCCCGGACCACACTGCTGGCGGGTGCGGCCTTGTCGGCCGGGATGGGCCCGGGGTTGGGAGCGGATGCGGTGCCGCGCCGGATCCGGACGGGAATCATCGGGTGCGGGAGTGTGTCCCATTCGTACCTGCCGACCTTGACGCGGAGTCCGCTGGTGGAGGTGGTGAGCCTGTGTGACATCCGGGTGGAGAGGGCGCGGGAGCAGGCGGCGCGGCACGGGGTGCGGCAGGTCCATGGGAACATCGAAGCGATGCTGGCGGGGGAATCGTTTGAGTTGCTGGTGAACCTGACGGACATGCAGGAGCACGAGCGTTTGAACAGGCAGGCTCTGGAGGCGGGACGTCATGTGTGGAGCGAGAAGCCGATCGCCAATTCGCTGGCGACCGGGCGTGAGTTGCTGCGCGAGGCGACGTCGCGCGGGTTGCGGTTATGGGGGGCGCCGATCACGGTGGAGAGCCCGCAGTTCGCGTTCATGGCGCGGCAGCTGGCCGCCGGGGCGCTTGGGCGGGTGGCGGCGGCGCACGCGCATTACGGCCATGAGGGACCGAACTGGTCGCCCTTCTTTTATGAGGTCGGGGGCGGCAGTCTGCCCGATCTGGCGGTGTACAACCTCACCTCGATCACCGGGTTGCTGGGTCCCGCGCGGAGCGTGAGCGCGATGGTGAGCGTGGTGACTCCGGAGCGGGAGATCTCGGGGCGCGGACGGATCCGGGTGACCGAGGAGGACAACGCGATGGTGCTGATGGATCATGGGAGCGGGGTGATTTCCCACGTGCAATCGGGGTTCAATTACTTCAACCCGCACGGCCACGACGGGGCGGGCGAACAGCGGCACACCATCACGCTGGTGGGGTCGGAGGGGTTCATGGGCATGGTCGGGTACGACTGGGCTCCGCTGGGGGTTGATCTGGCCACCCATGCGTCGCCGCGGATCGAGCGGCATGTCACGGATGCCGGACGGTACGTCTGGCAGCTGGGGGCGGTGCTGGCGGCGGAATGTCTGGCGACCGGGCGGGAACTGCTGACCACTCCGGAGCATGCGCTGCATGTCCTGGAGATCATCACGGCAACGCGCGAGTCGCAGGCGACCGGGCGGCGGGTGCCATTGACCTCGACGTTTCGCTGGCCTGTTCCGGTGGCCGGGTGA
- a CDS encoding alkaline phosphatase family protein: protein MPVPHPPKVLLIGWDAADWRLARPLIDRGELPSLAGLMAAGVHGHLRTLQPMLSPMLWTSIATGKRAWKHGIHGFSEPTPDGQGIRPVSVLSRRAKAVWNILNQNGYRCNIAGWWPSHPAEPVAGAMISNRYHPATVPPGAPWPVPAGSVHPEHLAARLAELRIHPSELEAAHLLPFIPRAAEIDQSTDTRLIGLAHILADAVNVHAAATALVENEPADFMAVYYDALDHFGHAFMRFHPPRLPWVDPRDFALFSGVIEAAYKFHDMLLGRWLDLVGPDCAVLLLSDHGFHPDHQRRPSLPIDAGGPAAEHGQHGIFVLRAQGVAPGRRLAGATLLDIAPTLLHLFDLPAGRDMDGRVLAEIFTDPCQPLYVDSWETLQGPHPDGSHPPETLWDGAGDEAALRQLAALGYLDPPTCDPGAARAAQDELDFNLALACLDGGRPADALPRFQSLWDRHPTHPRFGLGVVRCHLALEHPSEARLAFELVRQRKHRDASQAASELAAQPGPPTAPTELETQLRARLHARAHTHTTNLLRIEALLLRAEGRFREALDLLSHPEARGSSPGPAYHLLHAELLLDLKDFGPAELEFRKTSELDPLHAEARLGLARCCLSRRRILEAAAFALEATELRPHFPAAHYVLGVALHRLGRLDYAEKALRMTLAQNPHHADAHRRLAHLYGHRLRHPDLARHHLAAAAAARRHLRRTRARHGLPSAQSTSTPEPNPTPSTASPAILLSRPAPKGRFRDTRLDQIVTVVSGLPRAGTSLVMQMLNAGGLPPLTDGTRQADDSNPRGYLEFERTRDLARDASWIHQARGRAVKIVAPLLTSLPASQQYRVLFIERDLDEILDSQAAMLRRQNLPPAADPDAIRFSYLRLLAQVTAWMEHRRDMDTLFLRHSDLLRNPAGEVDRIRSFLGAHLDAGRMIAAIDPALHRSRGNVHGTP from the coding sequence ATGCCGGTCCCACATCCGCCGAAGGTCCTCCTGATCGGCTGGGACGCTGCCGACTGGCGCCTCGCGCGCCCCCTGATCGATCGCGGTGAACTGCCCTCGCTGGCCGGCCTTATGGCGGCGGGCGTCCACGGCCACCTGCGCACGCTCCAGCCCATGCTGTCGCCGATGCTGTGGACGTCGATCGCCACCGGCAAACGGGCTTGGAAACACGGCATCCACGGCTTCTCCGAGCCCACCCCCGACGGTCAGGGCATCCGCCCCGTCTCGGTTCTTTCCCGCCGCGCCAAGGCCGTCTGGAACATCCTCAACCAGAACGGATACCGCTGTAACATCGCCGGCTGGTGGCCGAGTCACCCCGCCGAACCCGTCGCCGGGGCGATGATCTCCAATCGCTATCATCCCGCCACCGTGCCCCCCGGGGCCCCCTGGCCTGTCCCTGCGGGATCCGTCCATCCCGAACACCTCGCCGCCCGGTTGGCCGAACTCCGGATCCACCCGTCTGAACTCGAAGCCGCCCATCTCCTCCCCTTCATCCCCCGCGCCGCCGAAATCGACCAGTCCACTGACACCCGCCTGATCGGCCTCGCCCATATCCTGGCCGATGCCGTCAACGTCCACGCCGCCGCCACCGCCCTGGTCGAGAACGAACCCGCCGACTTCATGGCGGTGTACTACGACGCCCTCGATCACTTCGGGCATGCCTTCATGCGGTTCCACCCGCCCCGTCTGCCCTGGGTCGATCCCCGTGACTTCGCCCTCTTCTCAGGCGTCATCGAGGCCGCCTACAAGTTCCACGACATGCTCCTCGGGCGCTGGCTCGATCTGGTCGGGCCCGACTGTGCCGTCCTTCTGCTGTCGGACCACGGCTTCCACCCGGACCACCAGCGGCGCCCTTCCCTGCCAATCGATGCCGGCGGTCCCGCGGCCGAACACGGCCAACACGGGATCTTCGTCCTCCGAGCCCAAGGAGTCGCCCCGGGACGACGCCTCGCCGGGGCCACTCTCCTCGACATCGCCCCCACGCTGCTTCACCTCTTCGATCTGCCCGCGGGACGGGACATGGACGGGCGCGTGCTGGCCGAAATCTTCACCGACCCCTGCCAACCGCTTTACGTGGACTCCTGGGAAACCCTTCAGGGCCCGCACCCCGACGGTTCCCATCCACCGGAAACGCTTTGGGATGGCGCCGGCGATGAAGCCGCCCTGCGCCAGTTGGCAGCCCTCGGCTACCTCGATCCACCCACCTGCGATCCCGGAGCGGCCCGCGCCGCACAGGACGAACTCGATTTCAATCTCGCGCTCGCCTGCCTCGACGGCGGTCGCCCGGCCGATGCGCTGCCTCGCTTCCAGTCGCTCTGGGACCGGCACCCAACCCACCCCCGCTTCGGCCTCGGTGTCGTGCGTTGCCATCTCGCCCTCGAACACCCTTCCGAAGCCCGCCTCGCCTTCGAGCTCGTCCGCCAACGCAAACACCGCGACGCCAGCCAGGCCGCCTCGGAGCTCGCCGCCCAACCCGGACCACCCACCGCGCCAACCGAACTCGAAACCCAGCTCCGCGCCCGCCTCCACGCCCGCGCCCACACCCACACCACCAATCTCCTTCGCATCGAAGCCCTCCTCCTCCGCGCCGAAGGCCGCTTCCGCGAAGCCCTCGACCTCCTCAGCCATCCCGAGGCCCGCGGCTCCTCCCCGGGACCCGCCTACCACCTCCTCCATGCCGAACTCCTCCTCGACCTCAAGGACTTCGGTCCCGCCGAACTCGAGTTCCGCAAAACCTCGGAACTCGACCCCCTCCACGCCGAAGCCCGTCTCGGACTCGCCCGCTGCTGCCTGTCCCGGCGCCGCATCCTCGAAGCCGCCGCCTTCGCCCTCGAAGCCACCGAACTCCGCCCCCATTTCCCCGCCGCCCACTACGTCCTCGGTGTCGCCCTCCATCGCCTCGGCCGCCTCGACTACGCCGAGAAGGCGTTGCGCATGACCCTCGCGCAGAATCCCCACCACGCCGACGCCCATCGCCGCCTCGCCCATCTCTACGGTCACCGCCTTCGCCACCCCGACCTGGCCCGGCACCATCTCGCCGCCGCCGCAGCCGCCCGCCGCCATCTCCGCCGCACCCGCGCTCGTCACGGCCTTCCCTCCGCCCAATCCACCTCCACCCCGGAACCCAACCCGACCCCTTCCACAGCCTCCCCGGCAATCCTCCTTTCCCGCCCCGCCCCCAAGGGCCGCTTCCGTGATACCCGCCTCGACCAGATCGTCACCGTGGTCAGCGGACTCCCCCGCGCCGGTACTTCGCTGGTCATGCAAATGCTCAACGCCGGAGGATTGCCGCCGCTCACCGATGGCACGCGGCAGGCCGACGACAGCAATCCCCGCGGTTACCTCGAATTCGAGCGCACCCGCGACCTCGCCCGCGACGCCTCCTGGATTCACCAGGCCCGCGGCCGCGCCGTGAAGATCGTCGCCCCGCTCCTCACGTCCCTCCCCGCCAGCCAGCAGTACCGCGTCCTCTTCATCGAACGCGATCTGGACGAAATCCTCGACTCCCAGGCCGCCATGCTCCGGCGCCAGAATCTCCCGCCCGCCGCCGATCCCGACGCCATCCGCTTTTCCTACCTCCGTCTGCTGGCGCAGGTCACCGCCTGGATGGAACATCGCCGCGACATGGACACGCTGTTCCTCCGCCACTCGGACCTCCTCCGGAACCCCGCCGGAGAGGTGGACCGAATCCGCTCCTTCCTCGGCGCCCACCTGGATGCCGGCCGCATGATCGCCGCCATCGATCCCGCCCTTCACCGTTCCCGCGGCAACGTCCATGGAACTCCGTGA
- a CDS encoding histidinol-phosphate transaminase, translating into MASLPLNPTLANLPVYQPGRPIDEVARELGLPPADIVKLASNENPLGPSPMALAAMQRLLPHLHLYPDGNAFHLKQRLAQRLDLQPENLILGNGSNEVIEFVGHALMRPGAEVVVSQYCFAIYPIVAAMMGARTVVVPARDYGHDLPAMARAISPATTVVFVANPNNPTGTLAAPQAVLDLVEQVPPATLLVLDEAYLEFLDNPLDLLPRIRQRQAPNLFLMRTFSKIYGLAGLRLGYGIASPDVIASLERVRQPFNINALAQAAALAALDDADHLAHTRENNRLGLETLERELRALGLEVVPSAANFVLARVGDGQRVFLELQRRGIITRPMAGYGLPEFLRVSVGTPDENSRFLAALREILH; encoded by the coding sequence ATGGCCTCGCTCCCCCTCAATCCCACCCTCGCCAACCTGCCCGTCTATCAACCGGGCCGCCCCATCGACGAGGTCGCCCGCGAACTCGGCCTGCCCCCCGCCGACATTGTCAAACTCGCCTCCAACGAGAATCCCCTCGGCCCCTCCCCCATGGCCCTCGCCGCCATGCAGCGGCTCCTGCCCCACCTCCACCTCTACCCCGACGGCAATGCCTTCCACCTCAAACAACGCCTCGCCCAACGCCTCGATCTCCAGCCCGAAAATCTCATCCTCGGCAACGGCTCCAACGAGGTCATCGAGTTCGTCGGCCATGCCCTCATGCGCCCCGGCGCGGAGGTCGTCGTCTCCCAGTACTGCTTTGCCATCTACCCCATCGTCGCCGCCATGATGGGCGCCCGCACGGTGGTCGTCCCGGCCCGCGACTACGGTCACGACCTCCCGGCCATGGCCCGCGCCATCTCCCCGGCCACCACCGTGGTGTTCGTCGCCAACCCCAACAACCCCACCGGCACCCTCGCCGCCCCCCAGGCCGTCCTCGATCTCGTCGAACAGGTTCCCCCCGCCACCCTCCTGGTCCTCGATGAAGCCTACCTCGAATTCCTCGACAACCCCCTCGACCTCCTCCCCCGAATCCGCCAACGCCAGGCCCCGAACCTCTTCCTGATGCGGACCTTCTCCAAGATCTACGGTCTCGCCGGCCTCCGCCTCGGCTACGGCATCGCTTCCCCCGATGTCATCGCCTCCCTCGAACGCGTCCGTCAGCCCTTCAATATCAACGCCCTCGCCCAAGCCGCCGCCCTCGCCGCCCTCGACGACGCCGATCACCTCGCCCACACCCGGGAAAACAATCGTCTCGGCCTCGAGACCCTCGAACGCGAACTCCGCGCCCTCGGCCTTGAAGTGGTCCCCAGCGCCGCCAATTTCGTCCTCGCCCGCGTTGGCGACGGCCAGCGCGTCTTCCTCGAACTCCAGCGCCGCGGCATCATCACCCGCCCCATGGCCGGCTACGGTCTTCCCGAGTTTCTCCGCGTCTCCGTCGGAACCCCGGACGAAAACTCCCGGTTCCTCGCCGCCCTCCGGGAAATCCTCCACTGA
- a CDS encoding phosphotransacetylase encodes MRFIASVIDKLQRHPKRIVFPEGTEPRVLLAARQFHSLRLGVPILLGDRGRIKDLAASLNVSTEGIRIIDPERADDLPAYVARYERLRRLKGIDEREAREILLKPNFFGAMMVAMHGADGFVSGANEISGSVLRPLFQIIKVAPLATTASSCLIIEVPDSRFGENGVMFLADCGVIPDPTVEQLAEIAISTARLARQLLGKPPRVAMLSFSTRGSSRHPSAGKVAAASALAQQRAREERLDLDLDGELQVDAALIPEIAARKLPESRVAGRANVLIFPDLNSGNIASKMVQHIARGNAYGQILLGLDRPAADLSRGSNAHDILGVAAVVGLQSIEYSNLYPEAGQTLPGDSPQP; translated from the coding sequence ATGCGGTTCATCGCGAGCGTCATCGACAAGCTCCAACGCCATCCCAAGCGGATCGTCTTCCCCGAAGGCACCGAACCGCGCGTCCTCCTCGCCGCCCGGCAGTTCCATTCGCTCCGCCTCGGTGTCCCAATCCTCCTCGGCGACCGCGGCCGCATCAAGGATCTCGCCGCCAGCCTCAACGTCTCGACCGAGGGCATCCGCATCATCGATCCGGAACGCGCCGACGATCTCCCCGCCTACGTCGCCCGCTACGAACGCCTGCGCCGCCTGAAAGGCATCGACGAACGCGAGGCCCGCGAAATCCTCCTCAAACCCAATTTCTTCGGAGCCATGATGGTCGCCATGCACGGCGCCGACGGCTTCGTCTCGGGCGCCAACGAAATCTCCGGAAGCGTCCTGCGCCCCCTCTTCCAGATCATCAAGGTCGCCCCCCTGGCCACCACCGCCTCGAGTTGCCTCATCATCGAGGTCCCCGATTCCCGCTTCGGCGAAAATGGCGTCATGTTCCTCGCCGACTGCGGTGTCATCCCCGATCCCACCGTCGAGCAACTCGCCGAGATCGCCATCTCCACCGCCCGCCTCGCCCGCCAGCTCCTCGGCAAGCCCCCGCGCGTGGCCATGCTCTCCTTCTCCACCCGCGGCAGCTCGCGCCATCCCTCCGCCGGCAAGGTCGCCGCCGCCTCCGCCCTCGCCCAGCAACGCGCCCGCGAAGAACGCCTCGACCTCGACCTCGATGGCGAACTCCAGGTCGATGCCGCCCTCATCCCCGAAATCGCCGCCCGTAAACTCCCCGAAAGCCGCGTCGCCGGCCGCGCCAACGTCCTCATCTTCCCCGATCTCAATTCGGGCAATATCGCCAGCAAAATGGTCCAGCATATCGCCCGGGGTAACGCCTACGGCCAGATCCTCCTCGGCCTCGACCGCCCCGCCGCCGATCTCTCCCGCGGTTCCAATGCCCACGATATCCTCGGCGTCGCCGCCGTCGTCGGCCTCCAGTCCATCGAGTACTCCAATCTTTACCCCGAAGCCGGTCAGACCCTCCCCGGCGATTCGCCCCAGCCGTAG
- the cysC gene encoding adenylyl-sulfate kinase, translated as MSEVIWLFGRCGAGKTTLARLLVEALERRNRSVFLLDGDQVRTGLSRDLGFSAGGREENHRRIAEVALLAAGQGILTVVATMAPEERQRDLVRRVVGDRLLWVYVDTPIEECIRRDPKGLYRRAAAGELGGLMEYPFEEPRSGEATVTVSTSGHTPEVCLGRLWAGLKGRLSLEDGG; from the coding sequence GTGAGCGAGGTGATCTGGTTGTTTGGGCGGTGTGGGGCGGGGAAGACGACGCTGGCACGGCTCTTGGTCGAGGCCCTGGAGCGGAGGAACCGGTCCGTTTTCCTGCTGGATGGGGATCAGGTGCGGACGGGGTTGAGTCGCGATCTGGGGTTCTCGGCGGGGGGGCGGGAGGAGAACCACCGTCGGATTGCGGAGGTTGCGTTGCTGGCAGCGGGGCAGGGGATCCTGACGGTGGTGGCGACGATGGCCCCGGAGGAGAGGCAGCGGGATCTGGTGCGGCGGGTGGTGGGGGATCGGCTGCTGTGGGTGTATGTGGACACGCCCATCGAAGAGTGCATTCGGAGGGATCCGAAGGGGTTGTATCGTCGGGCTGCGGCGGGGGAGTTGGGCGGGTTGATGGAGTACCCGTTTGAGGAGCCGCGATCCGGCGAGGCGACGGTGACCGTCTCCACATCCGGGCACACTCCTGAGGTTTGCCTGGGGCGATTGTGGGCGGGTTTGAAAGGGCGACTGAGCCTGGAGGATGGCGGTTGA